Proteins from a genomic interval of Zingiber officinale cultivar Zhangliang chromosome 2A, Zo_v1.1, whole genome shotgun sequence:
- the LOC122042883 gene encoding pentatricopeptide repeat-containing protein At5g39680-like codes for MSTLRPSARRLALLVQTAPSPLRQFHLHLLKAFSDSKVFSSTIFIHARLLKTSLLGRVQANHLIGLYANFGQLVDAHRLFDEMPDRNVVSFNMLMAGYLHSGFPEQVLSVFKRMAFAEVHLHPNQYIFATVLATCANISALDEGRQCHSYVLRTGLTSNSYVRNSLLHMYAKCSDMQGALGVFESGSDFDIFSFNSMINGFLTNGQLSGAKEILSLMVEEVEQWDHVSYVAGLGFCADSVCLNLGEQFHGQVLRRGMDYSDFVCSAVVDMYGKCKSVQSALLAFRVLPSKNVVSWTTVMSACMKNGCFEEALKLFMHMITDNVQPNELTYAVALYSCAGLSALRSGDALNGHVEKTGFKAYVSVGNALVNMYSKSGSIEDAIRTFTYMCHRDIISWNSIINAYSHFGYAKEALETFHDMLEMPTHVTFVGVLSACAHLGLVDQGFYYLKLMKDLGIVPEKEHYTCMVGLLCRAGQLEEADRFMRSTFTEWDIVAWRTLLSACRVLGNHSLGHKIAEGILQRDPGDVGTYILLSNMYSKARRWDGVAKIRKLMRNRNMKKEPGISWIQVGNETHVFVSEDTSHPAMKQITKKLAELMSEIKLIGYVPNITSVLHDVDDEQKEEYLRYHSEKLAISFGLLHMPVGATIYVMKNLRMCDDCHLAVTLISMVTNRRLVVRDANRFHCFERGLCSCDDYW; via the coding sequence ATGTCAACACTCCGGCCGTCTGCTCGCCGACTCGCTCTTCTCGTGCAGACTGCACCTTCACCTCTTCGCCAATTTCACCTCCATCTCCTCAAAGCCTTCTCAGACTCCAAAGTTTTTTCCTCAACCATCTTCATCCACGCGCGCCTTCTCAAAACCTCCCTTCTTGGCCGCGTACAGGCCAATCATCTAATTGGACTCTATGCTAACTTCGGTCAGCTGGTCGACGCCCATCGACTATTCGACGAAATGCCTGATCGAAACGTCGTTTCCTTCAACATGCTCATGGCTGGTTACTTGCACTCTGGATTCCCTGAGCAAGTCCTCTCGGTGTTCAAAAGGATGGCCTTCGCCGAGGTGCATCTCCATCCGAATCAGTACATCTTCGCCACGGTCCTTGCTACATGTGCTAACATCTCAGCCCTCGACGAGGGTCGACAATGCCATTCCTACGTCTTGAGAACTGGGTTGACTTCAAACTCCTATGTCCGGAATTCACTTCTTCACATGTATGCCAAATGTTCTGACATGCAAGGTGCACTCGGTGTTTTTGAGAGTGGAtcagattttgacattttctccTTCAATTCTATGATCAATGGGTTCTTGACTAATGGGCAGCTAAGTGGAGCGAAAGAGATACTGAGTCtaatggtggaggaggtggagcagTGGGATCATGTCTCTTATGTCGCTGGTCTTGGCTTTTGTGCTGATTCAGTGTGCTTGAACTTGGGGGAGCAGTTTCATGGTCAAGTTTTGAGAAGAGGAATGGACTACAGTGACTTTGTTTGCAGTGCGGTTGTAGACATGTATGGAAAATGCAAGTCAGTACAGAGTGCTCTGCTTGCTTTCCGTGTGCTGCCAAGCAAGAATGTTGTTTCATGGACAACGGTAATGTCTGCATGCATGAAAAATGGTTGCTTCGAAGAAGCCCTCAAGTTATTCATGCATATGATAACTGATAATGTTCAACCTAATGAGCTGACATATGCTGTTGCACTGTATTCTTGCGCAGGTTTGTCAGCTTTGAGAAGTGGTGATGCACTAAATGGCCATGTTGAGAAAACAGGATTCAAGGCTTATGTGAGTGTTGGTAATGCATTAGTTAACATGTACTCTAAGAGTGGTAGCATTGAAGATGCAATCAGAACATTCACATACATGTGTCACCGAGATATCATTTCTTGGAATTCAATCATCAACGCTTACTCCCATTTTGGGTATGCTAAGGAAGCCTTGGAAACTTTCCATGATATGCTAGAGATGCCAACTCATGTGACTTTTGTTGGGGTGCTTTCAGCATGTGCACATTTGGGACTAGTAGATCAAGGATTCTATTACCTGAAACTAATGAAGGATTTGGGCATAGTGCCGGAGAAAGAGCATTATACATGCATGGTTGGTCTCCTATGTCGAGCTGGGCAGTTAGAAGAGGCTGATAGATTCATGAGAAGCACATTCACAGAGTGGGACATTGTGGCATGGAGAACTCTTCTCAGTGCTTGTCGGGTACTCGGGAATCACAGTCTTGGTCATAAAATCGCTGAGGGGATTCTCCAAAGGGATCCTGGTGATGTGGGGACATACATTTTGTTGTCCAACATGTATTCAAAAGCAAGAAGGTGGGATGGTGTTGCAAAGATCCGTAAGCTTATGAGAAACAGAAACATGAAGAAAGAACCAGGGATCAGCTGGATACAGGTAGGAAATGAGACCCATGTATTTGTTTCAGAAGATACAAGCCACCCGGCAATGAAGCAGATTACTAAGAAACTAGCTGAACTTATGTCAGAAATAAAGCTGATTGGATATGTCCCAAACATTACCAGTGTACTTCATGATGTCGACGATGAACAGAAAGAAGAATATCTTAGGTATCATAGTGAGAAGCTAGCTATTTCCTTTGGACTACTTCACATGCCGGTTGGGGCGACAATCTATGTGATGAAGAACCTTAGGATGTGTGATGATTGTCATTTAGCAGTAACACTTATTTCCATGGTGACAAACAGAAGACTAGTTGTTAGAGATGCAAACCGCTTCCATTGTTTTGAAAGAGGTTTATGCTCATGCGATGACTACTGGTAA